Proteins encoded in a region of the Pseudothermotoga elfii DSM 9442 = NBRC 107921 genome:
- the cas1b gene encoding type I-B CRISPR-associated endonuclease Cas1b, whose protein sequence is MAEPVYIFSDGTLKRKENTIMLETQSGKKHIPVENVSEIKIFGEVDINKRLLEFLTQKNIIVHFFNRYGYYVGTYYPREFLNSGMIILRQAEFYLNSVKRLELARLFVEGSLKNIINTIKKYNENGRFSNTINAIESHIKNLKQCSSVEQLMALEGNAREIYYHCFDNFVKSGDFHFEDRSKRPPQNELNALVSFGNSLLYTTTLSEIYKTHLDPRIGFLHTTNDRRFTLNLDISEIFKPIIVDRLIFTLINRKQIKKSDFHEITGGISLKENARRTFVQSFEEKLKDTIYHSGLKRKVSFRTLIRTEAYKIEKHILEDEPYSPYLG, encoded by the coding sequence GTGGCTGAACCAGTGTATATATTTTCAGATGGCACTCTCAAGCGTAAAGAAAATACCATCATGCTTGAAACTCAGTCAGGTAAAAAGCATATACCTGTCGAGAACGTATCAGAAATAAAAATTTTTGGAGAAGTGGACATTAACAAAAGATTACTCGAGTTTCTAACGCAGAAAAATATCATCGTTCATTTTTTTAACCGCTATGGTTATTATGTTGGAACCTATTATCCAAGAGAATTCCTGAACAGTGGAATGATCATACTCCGACAAGCTGAATTTTATTTAAATTCAGTTAAAAGGCTGGAGCTGGCAAGATTGTTTGTAGAAGGAAGTTTAAAAAATATCATCAACACAATAAAGAAATACAACGAAAATGGCCGATTCTCAAATACTATAAATGCGATTGAGTCACATATTAAAAATTTAAAACAATGCAGCTCTGTTGAACAATTAATGGCTTTAGAAGGGAATGCACGTGAGATTTACTATCATTGTTTTGACAATTTCGTCAAATCGGGTGATTTTCATTTTGAAGATCGTAGCAAAAGACCCCCTCAGAATGAATTAAACGCTCTTGTAAGTTTCGGCAACAGCCTTCTTTACACAACGACACTCTCAGAGATTTATAAAACCCATCTTGATCCCAGGATAGGTTTCCTTCACACAACAAACGACAGAAGATTCACTTTGAACCTTGATATTTCAGAAATCTTTAAACCTATTATCGTTGACAGATTGATTTTTACACTGATAAATAGAAAGCAGATCAAAAAATCTGATTTTCACGAAATAACAGGCGGAATATCACTAAAAGAAAATGCACGAAGAACATTTGTTCAATCCTTTGAAGAAAAGCTTAAAGATACCATTTACCATTCAGGTTTGAAAAGAAAAGTATCTTTTAGAACATTGATCAGAACGGAAGCATATAAAATTGAAAAACACATTCTGGAAGACGAACCTTACAGTCCTTATCTTGGGTGA
- a CDS encoding carbohydrate ABC transporter permease, whose amino-acid sequence MSKKKKITCILLEIVRYAIIIFGAFWMILPFFWMFSASLMTPQELLSDVPKWLPEKPQWGNYVEVLRRIPLFNYYKNSFLVSGSVTLITIITSSLSGYAFSKLKFAGRKILFGFVLSTMMFPVFIFLIPVYYLMRLFGWLDNYLSLIIPFAVSGYGIFLMRQFIMTIPDELLDSSRLDGASEFRIYISIILPLLKPAIATLAILTFIGQWNSFLWPLIVTSTAQKLMTLPVGISRLSLAFSTTETQHLILTALVYQVVPMVIIFLYLQRYYVRGFVLSGFANV is encoded by the coding sequence ATGAGTAAAAAAAAGAAGATAACCTGCATTTTGTTGGAAATCGTAAGATATGCCATAATAATATTTGGGGCTTTCTGGATGATCTTACCATTTTTTTGGATGTTTTCCGCTTCACTAATGACACCTCAGGAACTCTTGTCTGATGTCCCCAAATGGCTTCCCGAAAAACCTCAATGGGGTAACTATGTCGAAGTGCTCAGGAGAATACCTTTATTTAATTACTACAAAAATAGCTTCCTTGTGTCGGGGTCAGTAACTCTCATAACTATTATCACAAGTTCACTATCAGGGTATGCTTTTTCAAAGCTGAAGTTCGCTGGCAGAAAGATTCTGTTTGGTTTTGTGCTCTCAACCATGATGTTTCCCGTCTTCATATTTTTGATACCTGTTTATTATCTCATGAGATTGTTTGGATGGCTGGATAATTACTTATCATTAATAATACCTTTTGCTGTTAGCGGTTATGGTATTTTTCTCATGAGGCAATTTATAATGACCATTCCCGATGAATTACTTGACTCGTCCAGGCTCGATGGTGCATCTGAGTTCAGAATTTACATTTCTATCATCCTGCCACTTTTGAAACCAGCTATCGCAACCCTGGCAATACTCACTTTTATAGGTCAGTGGAATTCCTTTTTGTGGCCACTTATAGTAACTTCAACAGCTCAAAAACTTATGACTTTACCCGTTGGTATCTCAAGATTGTCACTTGCTTTTTCAACAACTGAAACACAGCACTTAATTTTAACTGCCCTCGTTTATCAAGTAGTTCCTATGGTGATAATTTTCCTGTACCTCCAGCGTTATTATGTAAGAGGTTTTGTTTTAAGTGGATTTGCAAATGTTTAG
- the cas2 gene encoding CRISPR-associated endonuclease Cas2 gives MYLIVTYDVGEKRVARVLKVCRKYLNWVQNSVLEGEITIAKFEKLKLELERSIDKSEDSVRIYILKNKSFFDLKTLGNEKGTVDIIY, from the coding sequence GTGTATCTCATAGTCACATATGATGTGGGAGAAAAACGAGTGGCGAGAGTTCTGAAAGTCTGCAGGAAATATTTAAACTGGGTTCAAAACTCAGTTTTAGAAGGCGAGATAACAATCGCAAAGTTTGAAAAACTTAAATTGGAGCTTGAAAGAAGCATTGACAAATCAGAAGATTCCGTAAGAATCTATATCCTAAAAAATAAATCTTTTTTTGATCTAAAAACGCTCGGAAATGAAAAAGGAACAGTAGATATCATTTATTAG
- the iadA gene encoding beta-aspartyl-peptidase: MIKLVKNVEVFSPNFLGKKDILIAGSKIVVIEDFINVDSLPVEKIDGSGLIAVPGFIDSHVHIAGGGGEGGFKTRTPGIVFSDLVKAGITTVVGCLGTDGVTRNLKDLYAKAKSLEEEGINTYIYSGSYRVPLITFTGNLIEDFILIDKVIGAGEIAVSDHRSSQPSVDELKRIVADARVGGILSNKAGIVNIHVGDGKSMLDILYEVVETTEIPVTQFLPTHINRNKKLFEEGLNYAKIGGFVDFTTSVGDLLEEDLQAWKAVKIYIENGFENQVTMSSDGQGSLPKFNEKGQFIGLGIGKVSSVMEQFKSAVKNGVPFEKILKAITQNPAKILKLSSKGVIAPGKDADILLFNSDLNLDSVLCMGKLLMSKEQILVKGTFE, from the coding sequence ATGATAAAGCTCGTTAAAAATGTGGAAGTATTCTCACCAAATTTTCTCGGTAAAAAAGATATACTCATCGCTGGCAGCAAGATTGTGGTGATTGAAGATTTCATAAATGTAGATTCTTTGCCAGTTGAAAAGATAGACGGTTCTGGTTTGATAGCAGTTCCAGGCTTTATAGATTCACATGTGCACATTGCTGGTGGTGGAGGCGAAGGAGGATTTAAGACCAGAACACCAGGGATTGTGTTTTCGGATCTTGTAAAAGCAGGTATAACCACTGTCGTTGGTTGTCTCGGTACAGATGGTGTAACAAGAAATTTGAAAGATCTATATGCAAAAGCGAAAAGCTTGGAAGAAGAAGGTATCAATACTTATATATATTCTGGTTCCTATAGAGTTCCGCTAATCACTTTCACAGGAAATCTTATAGAAGATTTTATATTGATAGATAAAGTTATAGGTGCTGGTGAGATAGCAGTATCCGATCACAGGTCGAGTCAGCCATCTGTAGATGAATTGAAGAGAATTGTCGCAGATGCGCGAGTGGGAGGAATTCTTTCAAACAAAGCAGGCATTGTGAACATACATGTTGGTGATGGCAAATCGATGCTTGATATATTGTATGAAGTTGTTGAAACCACAGAGATACCAGTTACGCAATTCTTACCAACGCATATAAACAGAAACAAAAAGCTCTTTGAAGAAGGATTAAATTATGCCAAAATTGGTGGGTTCGTTGATTTCACAACAAGTGTGGGGGATCTGCTTGAAGAAGATCTTCAAGCGTGGAAAGCCGTTAAAATTTATATAGAGAACGGTTTTGAGAATCAGGTTACAATGAGTTCAGATGGGCAGGGCAGCTTACCAAAATTTAATGAAAAAGGGCAATTCATTGGGCTTGGGATCGGGAAAGTTTCATCTGTTATGGAGCAATTCAAATCTGCCGTGAAAAATGGTGTTCCTTTTGAAAAAATTCTCAAAGCTATTACACAAAATCCCGCAAAAATCCTTAAACTTTCATCAAAAGGTGTAATAGCTCCAGGAAAAGATGCAGATATATTGTTGTTCAACAGTGATCTGAACTTAGATAGCGTTCTTTGTATGGGAAAATTGTTGATGTCAAAAGAACAAATCCTTGTAAAAGGAACTTTCGAATAA
- the cas4 gene encoding CRISPR-associated protein Cas4 — MSKMITGTVLLSFTVCEREAWLIAHQIEPEQSNPFIEIGRLIHAESYRKNQIREIALPGIKIDMIYSQGQVTVVGEIKKSSKFLKGARLQLLYYLSELKKRGVHAAGKIMIPKEKKQIDINLDDQGIKDLNQAIENVEKLVSLPKIPQKIRNAFCTKCGYEQFCWS, encoded by the coding sequence ATGTCGAAAATGATTACAGGGACCGTATTACTCAGTTTTACCGTATGCGAAAGAGAAGCATGGCTCATAGCCCATCAAATAGAACCTGAACAATCAAATCCTTTTATAGAGATTGGAAGATTGATACACGCAGAAAGTTATAGAAAAAATCAAATCAGGGAAATAGCACTTCCTGGCATAAAGATTGATATGATCTACAGCCAGGGGCAGGTAACTGTTGTCGGTGAAATAAAAAAATCCTCCAAATTTTTGAAGGGAGCGCGGCTACAACTTTTGTATTATCTAAGTGAGCTCAAAAAGCGTGGGGTTCACGCTGCCGGAAAAATAATGATTCCGAAAGAAAAAAAGCAAATAGATATCAATTTAGACGATCAGGGGATAAAAGATCTGAACCAGGCTATAGAAAATGTAGAAAAATTGGTTTCTCTCCCAAAGATACCACAAAAGATCAGAAATGCATTCTGCACAAAATGTGGCTACGAACAATTTTGTTGGTCCTGA
- a CDS encoding M24 family metallopeptidase has translation MKLKELFRQRVELLRNFIKENDFDGLILSRCDNFSWFTFGARNHITLNSETGDAHVLLTEENIYILTNNIEKERLRKEEFHDDLLPEVEFAEYIWSKDMTDVLKPFVSGKKFASDTGRFETICVKDMLDQYRYVLTEFELNTYRTLGKLCDESVNHVMAKINPEMREIEVQGMVASALIEKGIEPIFVMVSGEESAKLYRHNLSRNVKLGDKVFVSICARKRGLVISLTRSVLFKKDTNVIEQHKQNCYVDAVAITNSKPGVKLNQVLDKIRKAYAEIGRPYEWMLHHQGGITGYNAREIIAKEWTDYTLCFGNAVAWNPTITGTKSEDTVLITEKGLEIISYPQTSNWPFIEFEIDGQIIRRPDILLANV, from the coding sequence GTGAAATTGAAAGAACTTTTCAGGCAGAGGGTTGAGCTTCTCAGAAATTTCATTAAAGAAAATGATTTTGATGGTCTTATTTTAAGCAGATGCGATAATTTTTCCTGGTTTACTTTTGGAGCACGAAACCACATAACTTTGAACAGTGAAACAGGTGATGCTCATGTGCTTTTGACTGAAGAAAATATTTATATACTTACTAATAACATAGAAAAAGAAAGACTCCGAAAAGAAGAATTTCACGATGATCTGCTGCCGGAAGTTGAGTTTGCCGAATATATCTGGTCCAAAGATATGACAGATGTTTTGAAACCATTCGTATCTGGAAAAAAGTTTGCCTCGGATACAGGACGATTTGAAACAATCTGTGTGAAAGACATGCTGGATCAATATCGGTATGTGCTTACTGAATTTGAGCTGAACACCTACAGAACTCTTGGAAAACTTTGCGATGAATCGGTTAACCATGTTATGGCAAAAATTAACCCCGAGATGAGAGAAATTGAAGTCCAGGGAATGGTGGCCAGTGCCCTTATCGAAAAAGGAATAGAGCCTATTTTTGTCATGGTCAGTGGAGAAGAGAGCGCAAAATTGTACAGGCACAATTTATCCAGAAATGTTAAACTTGGCGACAAAGTTTTCGTGAGTATCTGCGCTCGGAAACGAGGCCTGGTGATTTCGTTAACAAGATCCGTCCTGTTTAAAAAAGATACAAACGTGATCGAACAACACAAGCAAAATTGTTACGTGGACGCTGTTGCTATAACAAATTCAAAACCTGGAGTTAAATTAAATCAGGTCTTGGATAAAATCAGGAAAGCTTATGCTGAAATTGGAAGACCATATGAATGGATGTTGCATCATCAAGGAGGAATAACCGGTTACAATGCCCGAGAAATAATAGCCAAGGAATGGACAGATTATACACTTTGTTTTGGAAATGCAGTTGCATGGAATCCAACAATCACCGGAACCAAATCTGAAGATACAGTTTTAATAACAGAAAAAGGCTTAGAGATAATAAGTTATCCGCAAACAAGCAATTGGCCCTTTATCGAATTTGAAATAGATGGGCAGATCATAAGAAGGCCTGATATTCTGTTAGCGAATGTGTAA
- a CDS encoding ABC transporter ATP-binding protein — protein sequence MKVFLRYLKPYWLSTVLAPLFMVIEVICDLAQPTLLARIVDEGIARGNLQLVWKTGIFMLLVALIGAVGGIGCTIFASHASQNFGADLRRNLFKKVLSFSITNVNKFHTSSLITRLTNDVTQLQNLVMMLLRIVVRGPLLFIGGILMAISINAHLSSIFIFLIPPIIFLFLWLTKKGDLLFRKIQDSVDRVNAVVRENLLGVRVVRAFRREEYEKENFHKNNELLKNSMIKAFSLIVFALPVFIFIVNAGTIGVLWFGGVLVKKNQMEVGNIIAYTNYLMQIMFSLMMIGNILNFVVRAGASAKRVLGVLDEQPAIHELQNALYVPEIKGRVDFEDVEFRYSGDTSPVLKNVNFSVKSGEVIAILGETGSGKTTLMNLIPRLIDVTSGDVKIDDSDVRVLKLQNLRKYIAAVPQETNLFSGTVKENLKWGKEDATDEEVIKAAKIAQIHDFIINLPQGYDSYVERGGRNFSGGQKQRLSIARALVRKPKILILDDCTSSVDPITERKILEGLREYTKGCTTFIITQKISTALLADRILTLQEGKMVGFGTHEDLLRNCRAYREIYESQLGNGMINDA from the coding sequence ATGAAAGTGTTTTTGAGATATCTCAAACCTTACTGGCTTTCAACTGTGTTAGCACCTCTTTTCATGGTTATAGAAGTAATATGTGATCTTGCACAACCAACCCTTCTGGCCCGTATTGTCGATGAAGGCATAGCTCGGGGAAATTTACAACTTGTCTGGAAAACAGGAATTTTCATGCTTCTTGTTGCTTTAATTGGTGCCGTTGGTGGTATCGGTTGCACTATCTTTGCCAGCCATGCCAGTCAAAATTTTGGCGCCGATCTCAGACGAAATCTTTTCAAAAAAGTTCTGAGCTTTTCCATCACTAATGTGAATAAATTCCATACTTCCTCGCTGATCACGCGGCTCACAAATGATGTTACACAACTTCAAAATCTGGTCATGATGCTATTGAGAATAGTTGTCAGGGGACCTCTTCTCTTCATTGGTGGTATTTTGATGGCAATTTCTATAAATGCACATCTTTCTTCGATATTTATTTTTTTGATTCCTCCGATAATTTTTCTTTTCTTATGGCTCACGAAAAAGGGTGACCTGCTGTTTCGAAAAATCCAGGACAGCGTAGATAGAGTGAACGCCGTGGTAAGGGAAAATCTTCTGGGCGTCAGAGTAGTTAGAGCTTTTAGAAGGGAAGAATATGAAAAGGAAAATTTTCACAAAAACAATGAATTGCTGAAAAATTCTATGATTAAAGCTTTCTCTCTTATAGTTTTTGCTCTTCCTGTTTTCATCTTCATAGTAAATGCAGGAACAATTGGAGTTCTCTGGTTTGGAGGAGTTCTGGTTAAGAAAAACCAGATGGAAGTTGGCAACATCATAGCTTATACAAACTATCTGATGCAGATCATGTTTTCTCTCATGATGATAGGAAATATTCTCAATTTTGTTGTGAGAGCAGGCGCTTCTGCCAAAAGAGTGTTAGGAGTACTGGATGAACAACCGGCAATTCATGAACTTCAAAATGCCTTATATGTTCCTGAAATAAAAGGAAGAGTAGATTTCGAAGACGTTGAATTCAGATACTCTGGAGACACCAGCCCCGTTCTCAAAAACGTGAACTTTTCTGTAAAATCGGGAGAAGTTATAGCAATCTTGGGAGAGACAGGATCTGGTAAAACCACACTCATGAACCTTATACCGAGGTTGATTGATGTCACCTCTGGCGATGTTAAGATTGATGATTCCGACGTGAGAGTATTAAAATTGCAGAATCTCAGAAAATACATAGCCGCAGTTCCTCAGGAAACGAATCTGTTCTCAGGAACTGTGAAAGAAAATTTAAAATGGGGAAAGGAAGACGCAACAGACGAAGAAGTAATCAAAGCAGCTAAAATAGCTCAGATACATGATTTTATCATCAATTTGCCGCAGGGGTACGATTCATATGTTGAAAGAGGTGGAAGGAATTTCTCCGGAGGTCAAAAGCAGAGGCTTTCCATAGCCCGCGCGCTGGTGAGAAAGCCGAAAATACTAATACTGGACGATTGCACAAGCTCTGTTGATCCCATAACTGAGAGAAAAATCCTGGAAGGATTGAGAGAATATACAAAAGGGTGTACAACATTCATCATAACTCAGAAAATTTCGACGGCACTGCTTGCAGATAGAATACTAACCCTTCAGGAAGGAAAAATGGTTGGTTTTGGTACTCACGAGGATTTACTTAGAAATTGCAGAGCGTATCGAGAAATATATGAATCTCAACTTGGAAATGGAATGATTAACGATGCCTGA
- a CDS encoding ABC transporter ATP-binding protein, translated as MPEIVRRPPHEIPVNKPDLKNPRGTLKRFLNYLKPHTILLIVVFLFVVLSSLMNVVTPYLIGKIIDEVFIPMAFEKLFRYLLILGSFYAIISLSFWIQGKIMLKLSQEIVFDLRKELFEKLQRIPTGFFDKTSHGDVISRIVNDTDNINNVLANSITQTFSGIITLAGAAFMMLKVNILLSLVTFSVIPLTLLATRIISQRTRRYFYENQRVLGELNGIIEEDISGLSVIKIFTREEKELEKFNKSNENLREIGVKAQIFSGILGPIMNMINNLGFAMVSGFGGWFALKGIVTVGTIATFIGYSRQFTRPLNELSNQFNMIQMALASAERIFEIMDVEEENDDEKSVIISEAKGEIEFRNVWFSYDKEVPILKNISFHIKPGQKVALVGPTGSGKTTIVNLLMRFYDVDAGQILIDGVDIRKIKRVSLRSIIGIVLQDTILFSKTVKENIGYGNPDSTDNEIEKAAKLTHADHFIKHLPHGYNTILTDNGEDLSQGQRQLLSITRAFLANPKILILDEATSNIDTKTEKSIQTAMWKLMEGRTSIIIAHRLNTVKNADLIIVMKGGEIVEIGKHEELLQSKGFYHELFTNQYGILLEENES; from the coding sequence ATGCCTGAAATAGTGAGAAGACCACCACATGAAATACCGGTGAATAAGCCTGATTTAAAAAACCCGAGAGGTACTTTAAAGCGATTTCTAAATTATTTGAAACCTCATACAATCCTATTAATAGTGGTATTTCTTTTTGTAGTTTTATCCTCATTGATGAATGTCGTAACTCCTTATCTTATAGGAAAAATTATTGACGAGGTATTTATTCCAATGGCTTTCGAAAAACTTTTCAGGTACTTGCTAATTCTGGGCAGCTTTTATGCCATTATTTCTTTATCTTTCTGGATTCAGGGTAAGATCATGCTTAAGCTTTCGCAGGAAATTGTCTTTGATTTGAGAAAAGAGTTGTTTGAAAAACTCCAAAGAATTCCAACAGGTTTCTTCGATAAGACATCTCATGGAGATGTCATCAGCAGAATTGTAAATGATACAGACAATATAAACAACGTGCTTGCAAACAGCATCACTCAAACTTTTTCAGGAATCATCACACTTGCCGGAGCTGCATTTATGATGCTTAAGGTTAATATACTGCTTTCTCTGGTCACTTTTTCTGTGATTCCCCTGACTCTTCTGGCAACCCGGATTATATCTCAGAGAACACGAAGGTATTTTTATGAGAATCAGCGTGTGCTTGGAGAGCTCAATGGCATAATAGAAGAGGATATATCAGGTCTTTCTGTGATAAAAATATTCACGCGCGAGGAAAAAGAGTTAGAGAAATTCAATAAATCAAACGAAAATTTGAGAGAAATAGGGGTAAAAGCACAGATTTTTTCAGGAATACTTGGCCCTATTATGAACATGATAAACAACCTGGGGTTCGCGATGGTCAGTGGCTTTGGTGGATGGTTTGCCCTGAAAGGTATAGTTACAGTTGGGACAATTGCCACATTTATAGGCTATTCACGCCAATTTACCAGACCATTGAACGAACTCTCAAATCAGTTCAATATGATACAAATGGCTCTTGCAAGTGCGGAAAGAATATTCGAAATCATGGATGTTGAGGAAGAAAACGATGATGAAAAGTCTGTAATTATTAGCGAAGCAAAGGGTGAAATAGAGTTTAGAAACGTATGGTTTTCTTACGATAAAGAAGTTCCCATCCTCAAAAACATCAGCTTTCACATAAAACCAGGACAAAAAGTAGCGCTGGTTGGTCCAACTGGTTCCGGAAAAACCACTATAGTAAATCTGCTGATGAGATTCTACGATGTAGACGCGGGCCAGATACTCATAGATGGTGTAGATATCAGGAAAATAAAAAGAGTGTCTCTCAGGTCTATCATTGGTATAGTATTGCAGGACACTATACTTTTTTCCAAAACTGTCAAAGAAAACATAGGATACGGAAACCCAGATTCAACCGATAATGAAATAGAAAAAGCTGCAAAATTGACACATGCTGATCACTTTATAAAACATCTTCCACACGGGTACAACACTATTCTCACAGATAACGGAGAAGATTTAAGTCAGGGCCAGAGACAGCTCCTTTCCATCACCAGGGCCTTTCTGGCAAATCCAAAGATACTCATATTGGACGAAGCCACAAGCAATATAGATACAAAAACAGAAAAAAGTATACAGACTGCTATGTGGAAACTCATGGAAGGAAGAACAAGTATCATTATAGCCCACAGGCTAAACACTGTTAAAAATGCAGATCTAATAATTGTCATGAAAGGCGGTGAAATTGTGGAAATAGGCAAACATGAAGAACTCTTACAAAGCAAAGGATTTTACCACGAACTTTTCACAAATCAGTACGGAATTCTTCTGGAGGAAAATGAATCCTAA
- the cas6 gene encoding CRISPR-associated endoribonuclease Cas6, protein MRLEIVFKTANSFIPINYQYMLCSFVYKRLKYTDENFASFLHEEGFNGFRMFTFSQLFFENSHVKNGSIIISEGKGKWYISSLSEDFIRNFFSSIIENPFIELEGVLFNILQVRVLDEPKITDQMKFILISPLVVSIPVENQGKLSHKYLTPEDDFFQNAINVNLIKKYSAFFGKEISSKVYIQPDWNYIQRKGRITKLIQIKNTFVRGTVFPFLITGDPGLIKVGYEAGFGEKNSLGFGMVKVCKNDNNLNL, encoded by the coding sequence ATGAGACTGGAAATTGTCTTCAAGACAGCTAACAGTTTCATACCTATCAATTATCAATATATGTTGTGCTCTTTTGTATATAAGAGACTTAAATATACAGATGAGAATTTTGCTTCTTTTCTCCATGAAGAAGGATTCAATGGCTTCAGAATGTTCACTTTTTCGCAACTCTTCTTTGAAAACTCTCATGTTAAAAATGGCTCCATAATAATCTCTGAAGGAAAAGGAAAATGGTACATCTCATCACTCAGTGAAGATTTCATCAGAAACTTTTTTTCTTCAATTATCGAAAACCCTTTTATCGAACTCGAAGGAGTATTATTCAATATTTTACAAGTCAGAGTGCTTGACGAACCAAAAATAACAGACCAGATGAAATTCATCCTGATTTCCCCTCTGGTTGTCAGCATACCTGTGGAAAATCAAGGAAAACTTTCTCACAAATACCTGACCCCGGAAGATGATTTCTTTCAGAACGCCATTAATGTCAACTTGATTAAAAAGTACTCCGCTTTCTTTGGAAAAGAAATCAGCTCTAAAGTTTATATACAACCTGATTGGAATTACATTCAAAGAAAAGGTAGAATAACTAAATTAATACAGATTAAAAATACCTTTGTGCGCGGTACAGTTTTTCCATTTTTAATCACAGGTGATCCTGGTCTCATTAAAGTTGGTTACGAAGCTGGCTTTGGTGAAAAGAATAGCCTTGGTTTTGGTATGGTTAAAGTCTGCAAAAATGACAACAATTTAAATCTTTAA